A stretch of Gemmatimonadota bacterium DNA encodes these proteins:
- a CDS encoding response regulator, with the protein MRMTFFTFPESDSMAHLPTSCDALIIDRNPIHRHLLYALLEQKGYQVVAVPELPEQAISYHFAMIDIDECENIEQQIARAQSDIPIIGLVSHEKYDQSCLNAGATATLIRPVRADQLVAVLQNLNVPAASQTPPIDIDGIMTRVGGRRQILKKMVDIFTEELPDQIAALHRAIDQQSPEDLRQAAHALKGSVANFDAKAAYEAAFALEQMGKSNNLNQAPATFQTLERELSAVQNALKELTYSF; encoded by the coding sequence ATGCGAATGACCTTTTTCACATTCCCGGAGTCGGATTCGATGGCCCATCTCCCAACTTCTTGTGACGCGCTCATTATAGACCGCAACCCCATCCACCGCCACCTGCTCTACGCGCTCCTCGAGCAAAAGGGCTATCAGGTCGTGGCAGTTCCCGAACTGCCCGAGCAAGCCATATCCTATCATTTCGCAATGATTGACATAGATGAGTGTGAAAATATTGAACAACAAATTGCGCGGGCACAATCGGACATTCCCATTATTGGTCTCGTATCACACGAAAAATACGATCAATCCTGTCTCAACGCAGGTGCCACAGCAACGCTAATCCGCCCTGTTCGCGCAGACCAACTCGTTGCCGTCCTGCAAAATCTGAATGTGCCTGCCGCTTCCCAAACACCTCCTATTGACATTGATGGTATCATGACACGGGTAGGCGGAAGAAGGCAAATTCTAAAAAAAATGGTTGATATCTTCACAGAAGAATTGCCCGACCAGATTGCCGCATTGCATCGTGCCATTGACCAACAATCGCCTGAAGACCTGCGTCAGGCAGCCCACGCACTGAAGGGTTCCGTGGCCAATTTTGACGCCAAAGCAGCATACGAGGCAGCCTTCGCACTTGAGCAAATGGGCAAATCGAACAACTTGAACCAGGCCCCCGCAACCTTCCAAACGCTCGAACGCGAATTATCTGCCGTCCAAAATGCACTCAAAGAACTCACATATTCCTTTTGA